One Defluviitoga tunisiensis genomic window carries:
- a CDS encoding ECF transporter S component, with amino-acid sequence MKSKNKRLVTISLLSAISFILGFTPLGFIPIPPANATTMHIPVVIGAILEGPIAGMVIGLIFGISSIIQALLRPNILSFAFINPLVSVLPRILIGLVSYYSYKLVFNLFSSRKNGEVSKGADSISVGISAALGTLTNTVGVLGMMYLLYAGRIAEAMEIKKEAVGGVILAIGLTNGIPEIIIAVLITIAVIRAVKKAGY; translated from the coding sequence ATGAAATCTAAAAACAAGAGATTAGTAACTATATCATTATTATCTGCTATTTCTTTTATATTAGGGTTTACTCCTTTAGGCTTTATCCCTATTCCACCTGCGAATGCAACTACAATGCATATTCCTGTTGTTATAGGAGCAATTTTAGAAGGTCCTATTGCAGGAATGGTTATTGGGTTAATATTTGGGATATCAAGTATAATACAGGCACTTCTTAGACCAAATATATTGTCTTTTGCTTTTATAAATCCGTTGGTCTCGGTTTTGCCAAGGATATTGATAGGTCTTGTTTCATATTATTCATACAAACTTGTCTTTAATTTATTTTCTTCTAGAAAGAATGGAGAGGTTTCAAAAGGTGCAGATAGTATTTCAGTAGGCATAAGTGCTGCTTTAGGCACTCTAACAAATACTGTAGGAGTTTTAGGAATGATGTATCTTCTTTATGCTGGAAGAATTGCAGAGGCTATGGAGATAAAAAAGGAAGCTGTAGGAGGAGTTATTTTAGCAATAGGTTTAACAAATGGCATTCCAGAAATAATTATCGCTGTTTTAATAACAATTGCTGTAATTAGAGCAGTTAAAAAAGCAGGTTATTAA
- a CDS encoding pyridoxal phosphate-dependent aminotransferase, translating into MFLSKRVLNTQASPIRKLVPYAEMAKKAGKKVYHLNIGQPDMEPPKAFFEGIKRYTPNVIYYSHSAGLYELREAFSMHYKSKGINFDPEDLVITTGGSEAVIFAMACVADPEDEIMVIEPFYANYRGFAEMLNIRLCPIKADPRDGYSIPSWDELEKGYNKKVKAIIFSNPSNPTGTVYSYEELKRIVDFAKEKNIFVISDEVYSGIIFDGKKHISIMNFEDQDRFIFLDSISKEYNTCGARIGVLGTKNKCFLEEVMKFAQSRLCPPLIEQCGTLGLLYDLDKDYTNKLIIEYQNRRDVAYNEIKNIEGAIFQKPSGAFYMSIELPIDDSEEFVKWTLTEFDIDGETVMVAPLTGFYATPGAGKKEIRIAYVLNSEELKKACNILKEAVYAYNYVYSKEK; encoded by the coding sequence ATGTTTTTATCTAAGCGGGTTTTAAATACCCAGGCTTCACCGATTAGAAAATTGGTTCCTTATGCTGAAATGGCAAAGAAAGCAGGAAAAAAAGTATACCATTTAAATATCGGTCAACCAGACATGGAACCACCAAAGGCTTTTTTTGAAGGAATAAAACGATATACACCAAATGTAATATATTACAGTCACTCAGCAGGATTATACGAATTAAGAGAAGCTTTTTCTATGCATTATAAATCAAAGGGGATAAATTTTGATCCTGAAGATCTGGTAATAACAACCGGGGGTAGTGAAGCGGTTATATTTGCAATGGCTTGTGTGGCGGATCCGGAAGATGAAATAATGGTGATAGAACCATTTTATGCAAATTATAGAGGATTTGCTGAGATGTTAAATATCAGACTATGTCCTATAAAAGCCGATCCTAGAGATGGATATTCAATACCTTCTTGGGACGAGTTAGAAAAGGGGTATAACAAAAAGGTCAAAGCTATCATCTTTTCAAATCCTTCAAATCCCACAGGAACAGTATATAGTTATGAAGAACTAAAAAGAATAGTAGATTTTGCAAAAGAAAAAAATATTTTTGTAATTTCCGATGAAGTTTACAGTGGAATTATATTTGATGGCAAAAAACATATTTCAATTATGAACTTTGAAGATCAAGATAGATTCATTTTTCTTGATAGTATTTCAAAAGAATATAACACTTGTGGGGCTAGAATTGGTGTACTGGGTACCAAAAACAAATGTTTTTTAGAAGAAGTGATGAAATTTGCTCAATCAAGATTATGTCCTCCTTTAATTGAACAATGTGGTACATTAGGGTTGTTGTATGATTTGGATAAAGATTATACGAACAAACTAATAATTGAATATCAGAATAGAAGAGATGTTGCATATAACGAAATAAAAAATATAGAGGGTGCCATTTTCCAAAAACCTAGTGGTGCATTTTACATGTCTATAGAATTACCTATAGATGATTCTGAAGAGTTTGTTAAGTGGACTCTTACTGAGTTTGATATTGATGGAGAAACAGTTATGGTTGCACCATTAACAGGTTTTTATGCAACACCAGGCGCGGGAAAGAAAGAAATAAGAATAGCCTATGTTTTAAACTCTGAGGAACTAAAAAAAGCATGCAATATTTTAAAAGAAGCTGTTTATGCTTACAATTATGTATATAGCAAGGAAAAATAG
- a CDS encoding DUF5693 family protein — MKKIQKHIFFISLICCLIFFIYSFYVDWQNSKTYSILPLESTLSTENMEGYSYYVYKNHAILKDFQTQGYEKDNNFLKGLSEQYNYILISEFSDFDKYFTNIKDKLDKNILDKMRYLHYIKAAEIDKFDDQMIVQRFHRALTERKIRYFMFPEHSRSLNLIYLIHQDLGTPVNIESITYLLPSPLIKWFGFGLITLNLFSFVPLFSFVYILVFIFLKNWSFTIAATLFSIIIFFKISKKNLLKIITFSLLFGTLVYMSGYDTLFIFKLNNVRGVKILLVILPLLVLCKAFIDYTGFKFKKGELKKTFKKIENIKVQRSDIILVILLIFAGFIYIIRSSNWAFVSNFERKLRDSLEKVLIARPRTKELISYFFYYTPPIPGRTFIWDFFKSILPVSILDTFLHIHTPLYLSLLRTVNGFLVSLILLLIIIFVEDIVVKLKNMRKPQIEQKGENNAKSVIKGEEKDEKFK, encoded by the coding sequence ATGAAAAAAATACAGAAGCATATTTTTTTTATTTCCCTAATATGCTGTTTAATATTCTTTATTTATTCTTTTTATGTTGATTGGCAAAATTCAAAAACTTATTCAATTCTTCCGTTAGAAAGCACGCTTAGTACCGAGAATATGGAAGGTTATTCCTATTATGTCTATAAAAATCATGCGATTTTAAAAGATTTCCAAACCCAGGGGTATGAAAAAGATAACAATTTTCTTAAAGGTCTTTCAGAACAATACAACTATATTTTAATTTCGGAATTTTCAGATTTTGACAAATATTTTACTAATATAAAAGACAAACTTGATAAAAATATACTTGATAAAATGCGGTATTTGCATTATATAAAAGCCGCAGAAATAGATAAATTTGATGATCAAATGATAGTTCAAAGATTTCATAGGGCACTTACAGAAAGAAAGATAAGATATTTTATGTTTCCTGAACATTCCAGGTCTTTAAATCTGATATATTTAATTCATCAAGATTTGGGAACACCCGTTAATATTGAATCTATAACTTATTTATTGCCTTCACCTCTTATCAAATGGTTCGGTTTTGGATTGATTACTTTGAATTTATTTAGTTTCGTTCCTTTGTTTTCATTTGTTTATATTCTAGTATTTATTTTTTTAAAAAACTGGTCTTTTACCATTGCAGCAACGCTTTTTTCTATCATTATCTTTTTTAAAATATCTAAGAAAAATCTCCTAAAAATTATAACCTTTTCGTTATTATTTGGAACATTAGTTTACATGAGTGGTTACGATACATTATTTATATTTAAATTAAATAATGTTAGGGGCGTTAAAATTTTACTAGTTATTTTGCCCTTGTTGGTCTTGTGCAAGGCTTTTATAGACTATACTGGTTTCAAATTTAAAAAAGGTGAATTAAAAAAAACATTTAAAAAGATTGAAAATATAAAAGTTCAGCGAAGTGATATTATTCTAGTTATATTACTCATTTTTGCTGGATTTATTTATATAATAAGAAGCTCAAATTGGGCGTTTGTTTCTAATTTCGAAAGAAAACTCAGAGATTCTCTAGAAAAAGTGCTAATTGCGAGGCCTAGGACAAAAGAATTGATTTCCTATTTTTTTTACTATACACCTCCCATTCCTGGTAGGACGTTTATATGGGATTTTTTTAAGTCGATTTTACCAGTTTCTATATTAGATACATTTTTGCATATACATACTCCTTTATATTTGAGTTTATTAAGAACAGTTAATGGTTTTCTAGTATCTTTGATTTTATTGTTAATTATAATATTTGTAGAAGATATTGTTGTAAAATTAAAAAATATGAGAAAACCTCAAATAGAGCAAAAAGGCGAGAATAATGCAAAAAGTGTTATTAAGGGGGAGGAAAAGGATGAAAAATTTAAATAA
- a CDS encoding sn-glycerol-1-phosphate dehydrogenase, whose product MIDDILKLGINEMANLNFDCYCGKTHKVHIENIIVNESALKDLERVLAGFKDKSIFLVADKNTYKVCGEKIEKELKKKRYNLKSYVFYTNSDLVPDEKSIGRLIIEVPKNTSLILAIGSGTINDICRFISYKLDIPYIIVATAPSMDGYASTVSPLIVEGFKMTYEAVYPKAIIADTNILKEAPLEMIHAGFGDILGKYTSLTDWKLSKIINNEYYCQTTVNLVEKAREKCVENAERIKNRDEKIIRQLTEALIVSGIAIGFIGYSRPASGAEHHLAHYWEIAALRNNQSHPLHGNSVGAATLVVSMIYQLMKDKIPNEIDLPDPEYIISIHEKVGSIYNPRDLGIPEEVFADSIIHAREIRNRYTILQLAYENNLLEKFSKILTEEFY is encoded by the coding sequence ATGATTGATGATATATTAAAGCTAGGTATTAATGAAATGGCAAATTTGAATTTCGACTGTTATTGTGGAAAAACTCATAAAGTTCATATAGAAAATATTATTGTAAATGAAAGTGCTTTGAAAGATTTAGAAAGAGTATTAGCAGGATTTAAAGATAAGAGCATTTTCTTGGTAGCAGATAAAAATACTTATAAAGTTTGTGGAGAAAAGATAGAAAAAGAATTAAAAAAGAAAAGGTATAATTTAAAATCTTATGTTTTTTACACCAATAGTGATTTAGTTCCTGACGAAAAAAGTATAGGTAGGTTGATAATAGAAGTTCCCAAAAATACATCGTTAATTCTTGCAATAGGTTCGGGTACCATAAACGATATTTGTAGATTTATTAGTTATAAACTGGATATACCTTACATTATTGTTGCTACAGCACCTTCTATGGATGGATATGCTTCTACCGTTTCACCTCTTATTGTAGAAGGATTTAAAATGACGTATGAAGCTGTATATCCAAAAGCAATAATTGCAGATACAAATATATTAAAAGAAGCACCACTAGAAATGATTCATGCTGGTTTCGGAGATATATTGGGCAAATACACCTCTTTAACAGATTGGAAACTATCAAAAATAATAAATAATGAATATTACTGTCAAACAACTGTGAATCTTGTAGAGAAAGCTAGAGAGAAATGTGTAGAGAATGCAGAAAGAATTAAAAATAGAGATGAGAAAATTATAAGGCAATTAACAGAAGCTCTTATTGTCTCTGGAATAGCCATAGGTTTTATAGGATATTCAAGGCCCGCTTCGGGGGCCGAACATCATTTAGCACATTATTGGGAAATTGCAGCTTTGCGAAACAATCAATCTCATCCATTGCATGGAAATTCTGTTGGAGCAGCTACCCTTGTTGTTTCCATGATATACCAATTAATGAAAGATAAAATTCCTAATGAGATAGATCTGCCTGATCCTGAATATATAATTTCTATTCATGAAAAAGTTGGTTCTATTTATAATCCTAGGGATTTAGGAATTCCGGAAGAGGTTTTTGCTGATAGTATAATACATGCAAGAGAAATCAGAAATAGATACACAATACTTCAACTTGCATATGAAAATAATCTATTAGAAAAATTTTCAAAAATTCTAACAGAAGAATTTTACTAA
- a CDS encoding RluA family pseudouridine synthase, which yields MEKEIQVDEKNYYSRLDTFIRKNFPELKLGAIYSLIRKGFVKVNEKRIKKNNYLLNIGDTVKIILNEEKIEDIKRPLMPSLKPRAMKFDIIYEDKDLLVINKPPKVSVHPGNKEEKVTIIEGVMYYSQGDFEPHLVHRLDKLTSGVMIIAKSKQTAREISYLIQGRESKKIYLALLVGELKNNKGKLTSLVDEKEAYLKYEIVEKFKTNHGVFTLVRIELLTGRKHQIRVQFSEAGFPIAGDDTYGNREINKILRKNFNLKRFFLHAYKISFDYNGIHYEFAAPLSQDLQTVLAKLKEDS from the coding sequence TTGGAAAAAGAAATTCAAGTAGATGAAAAAAATTATTATTCAAGGTTAGACACGTTTATTAGGAAAAATTTTCCTGAATTGAAATTGGGTGCAATATATAGTTTGATTAGAAAAGGGTTTGTAAAAGTTAATGAGAAAAGAATTAAAAAAAATAATTATCTCTTGAATATTGGAGATACAGTTAAAATAATACTCAATGAAGAAAAGATTGAAGATATTAAAAGACCGCTTATGCCATCATTAAAGCCTCGAGCTATGAAGTTTGACATAATTTATGAAGACAAAGACCTTTTAGTTATTAACAAACCTCCTAAAGTTTCAGTTCATCCTGGTAACAAAGAGGAAAAAGTTACAATAATTGAAGGTGTAATGTATTATTCTCAGGGAGATTTTGAACCACATTTAGTTCATAGGTTAGATAAACTCACTTCTGGAGTCATGATTATAGCAAAGTCTAAACAGACAGCCAGAGAAATCTCCTATTTGATACAAGGCAGAGAATCAAAAAAAATTTATTTAGCATTATTAGTCGGAGAATTAAAAAACAATAAAGGGAAATTGACAAGTCTTGTTGATGAAAAGGAAGCATATTTGAAATATGAAATTGTAGAGAAATTTAAAACTAATCATGGTGTATTTACTTTAGTAAGAATAGAGCTGTTAACTGGTAGAAAGCATCAAATAAGGGTTCAATTTTCAGAGGCGGGTTTTCCTATTGCAGGTGATGATACTTATGGAAATAGAGAGATAAATAAAATATTAAGAAAAAATTTTAATTTAAAAAGATTTTTTCTTCATGCATACAAGATTTCTTTTGATTATAATGGGATTCATTATGAATTTGCTGCTCCACTCAGTCAGGATCTTCAGACTGTATTAGCTAAATTAAAGGAAGATAGTTAG
- a CDS encoding S9 family peptidase, with product MDALALDDFTKYKFISNTKFSPNGENLAFVIHEMDVDENKYLSNIWVYNVSTGEINKLTSFNQESSFVWLDENNIIFSTVREEKDKKRLEKGEPFTIYYKININGGEAEKYFEVPLMVTKIEPLNDKKFVLTGIYDRKINDLISSSPEEKEKLLEKMREEKDYEILDEIPFWSNGHGFTNKKRNRLYIFSFDEKILTPITDELTNVDDFNISNDKSKLIYISNTFKDKMEIRSDLYLYNIDNGQLEKLTHEDPFSYAYANFIEGKIIFLGSNMKNYGVNENPKFYLMNIMTKEVEQIHTDFDYSTWSSVGSDCRYGSNQEFKVEGNYFYFETTEYGNSYINRIDENGKREKLTTKHGSVDGFDVFDKSIVFVGMRDNKLQELYELKDKQENQITFFNEWVVKEKKLSKPQRITFNTKEGMEIEGWIMKPIDFDETKKYPAILDIHGGPKTVYSGEVFFHEMQYWSNIGYVVMFCNPRGSDGRGNEFADIRGKYGTIDYEDIMEFVNVVIENFSFIDKDRLGVTGGSYGGFMTNWIIGHTNRFKAAASQRSIANWISKFGTTDIGYYFVEDQQAATPWTNFEKLWFHSPMKYADRVKTPTLFIHSEEDYRCWLAEGLQMFTSLKYNGVEAKLVMFRGENHELSRSGKPKHRIRRLKEISDWFDKYLKPNI from the coding sequence ATGGATGCTTTAGCCTTAGATGATTTTACGAAGTACAAGTTTATATCTAACACTAAATTTTCCCCTAACGGTGAAAATTTAGCTTTTGTAATTCATGAGATGGACGTTGATGAGAATAAGTATTTGTCAAATATTTGGGTATATAACGTTTCCACAGGTGAAATAAACAAATTGACTAGCTTCAATCAAGAAAGTTCTTTTGTCTGGCTAGATGAAAATAATATCATATTTTCAACTGTTAGAGAAGAAAAAGATAAAAAAAGATTAGAAAAAGGAGAACCATTTACAATATACTATAAAATTAACATAAATGGAGGAGAAGCAGAAAAATATTTTGAAGTTCCGTTAATGGTTACAAAAATAGAACCACTTAATGACAAGAAATTTGTTTTAACCGGTATTTATGATAGAAAAATAAATGACTTAATAAGTTCTTCTCCAGAAGAAAAAGAGAAATTGCTTGAAAAGATGAGAGAAGAAAAAGATTATGAAATCTTGGATGAAATACCTTTTTGGTCTAATGGTCATGGATTTACAAATAAGAAAAGAAACAGATTATACATTTTTTCTTTTGATGAAAAAATATTAACACCTATTACTGACGAACTAACAAATGTCGACGATTTTAATATAAGTAATGATAAAAGCAAGTTAATATATATATCTAACACATTTAAAGATAAAATGGAAATAAGGTCAGATTTGTATCTATACAATATTGATAATGGACAGCTAGAAAAGTTAACACATGAAGATCCTTTTAGTTATGCATATGCAAATTTTATAGAAGGCAAAATAATATTTTTAGGTTCGAACATGAAAAATTATGGAGTGAATGAAAATCCTAAGTTTTATCTAATGAATATAATGACTAAAGAAGTAGAGCAAATTCATACAGATTTTGACTATAGTACTTGGAGTTCAGTTGGATCGGATTGTAGATATGGTTCAAATCAAGAATTTAAAGTTGAGGGAAACTATTTTTATTTTGAGACAACTGAATATGGAAATTCATATATTAACAGAATAGATGAAAACGGAAAAAGAGAAAAGTTAACAACAAAGCACGGATCTGTAGATGGTTTTGATGTGTTTGATAAAAGTATAGTATTTGTAGGTATGAGGGATAACAAATTACAAGAATTATATGAATTAAAAGATAAACAAGAAAATCAAATAACCTTTTTTAATGAATGGGTTGTTAAAGAAAAAAAATTATCAAAACCGCAAAGAATAACTTTTAATACCAAAGAAGGTATGGAAATTGAAGGATGGATTATGAAACCCATTGATTTTGATGAAACCAAAAAATATCCAGCAATATTAGATATACATGGAGGACCGAAAACTGTATATAGCGGAGAAGTTTTTTTCCATGAAATGCAGTATTGGTCAAATATTGGATATGTAGTAATGTTTTGCAATCCTCGAGGAAGCGATGGAAGGGGAAATGAATTTGCTGATATAAGAGGAAAATATGGCACAATAGATTATGAAGATATTATGGAATTTGTTAATGTTGTTATAGAAAATTTTTCTTTTATTGATAAGGATAGATTAGGAGTTACCGGAGGCAGTTATGGTGGTTTCATGACAAATTGGATAATTGGCCACACTAATAGGTTTAAAGCAGCTGCTTCTCAAAGAAGCATAGCTAATTGGATTTCAAAGTTTGGAACCACAGATATTGGATATTACTTTGTTGAAGACCAGCAGGCAGCAACTCCTTGGACAAACTTTGAAAAATTGTGGTTTCATTCTCCCATGAAATATGCTGATAGAGTTAAAACTCCAACTTTGTTCATACATTCAGAAGAAGACTATAGATGTTGGCTAGCTGAGGGACTTCAAATGTTCACCTCACTTAAATATAATGGTGTGGAAGCAAAATTGGTGATGTTTAGAGGAGAAAATCATGAATTGAGTAGAAGTGGAAAACCAAAGCATCGAATCAGAAGATTAAAAGAGATTTCAGATTGGTTTGACAAATATTTGAAACCTAATATTTAA